In Ectothiorhodospira sp. BSL-9, a single window of DNA contains:
- the cobW gene encoding cobalamin biosynthesis protein CobW has protein sequence MTSRSRIPATIVTGFLGSGKTTLLRHLLENAQGRRIAVIVNEFGELGMDGEILKGCGIGCDESGEDAGTLYELANGCLCCTVQEAFYPVMKALMERRDEIDHILIETSGLALPKPLVQAFNWPEIKTGCTVDAVVTVVDVPATAQGQFAANPEAVDRQRRSDPNLDHASTLHELFEDQLSAADIVVLSKTDRVDVAAVERVVELVRSEIPPQVKIVSSDHGRVDPALMMGLGSASEAHIHLRAGHHDHAHGDGDHHHDHDHDPFDSVVVRLPQVDRDRLMEQLQQLVRDHRIFRVKGFAALPEKRMRLVVHGVGSRFDSYFDRPWGAQEDRSTRLVLIGQDLSADALEQALQPAALTATA, from the coding sequence ATGACATCCAGATCAAGAATCCCTGCCACCATCGTCACCGGCTTTCTGGGCAGTGGCAAGACCACCCTGTTACGCCATCTCCTGGAGAATGCCCAGGGGCGGCGCATTGCCGTGATCGTCAACGAGTTTGGTGAGCTGGGCATGGATGGCGAGATCCTCAAGGGTTGCGGCATCGGCTGTGATGAGTCGGGAGAGGACGCCGGTACCCTTTATGAACTGGCCAACGGGTGCCTGTGCTGTACCGTGCAGGAGGCCTTCTATCCGGTGATGAAGGCCCTGATGGAACGGCGGGACGAGATCGATCACATCCTCATCGAGACCTCCGGGCTGGCGCTGCCCAAACCCCTGGTGCAGGCCTTCAACTGGCCGGAGATCAAGACCGGTTGCACCGTGGATGCCGTGGTTACCGTGGTGGACGTGCCCGCCACCGCCCAGGGACAGTTCGCCGCCAACCCCGAGGCAGTGGATCGGCAACGCCGCTCGGACCCGAATCTGGATCATGCCTCCACCCTTCATGAGCTCTTTGAAGATCAGTTGTCGGCGGCCGATATCGTCGTGCTGAGCAAGACCGATCGGGTGGACGTAGCGGCGGTGGAACGGGTGGTGGAACTGGTTCGCAGTGAGATCCCACCCCAGGTAAAGATCGTCTCCAGCGACCATGGCCGGGTGGATCCGGCGCTGATGATGGGCCTGGGCAGTGCATCGGAAGCGCATATCCACCTGCGTGCCGGGCATCACGACCACGCCCATGGGGACGGGGATCATCACCACGATCATGACCACGACCCGTTCGACTCTGTGGTGGTGAGGCTGCCGCAGGTGGATCGAGACAGGCTAATGGAACAATTGCAGCAACTGGTGCGGGATCATCGCATCTTCCGCGTGAAGGGTTTCGCGGCCTTGCCGGAGAAGCGCATGCGCCTTGTGGTGCACGGGGTGGGGAGTCGATTTGACAGCTATTTCGACCGCCCCTGGGGGGCTCAGGAGGACCGCAGTACCCGCCTGGTGCTGATCGGTCAGGATCTCTCGGCCGATGCCCTGGAGCAGGCCCTGCAACCGGCCGCCCTGACAGCGACTGCCTGA
- the cobN gene encoding cobaltochelatase subunit CobN — translation MHLLAAQPGGFVDDESVITRLDQTPADIVILSAADTTLALLAAQCPQAREPDKGAGGAYPSVRLANLLHLGQPASVDLYLDEVLQKARLIIIDHLGGESYWPYGTEQVWALCRRKGIPLVMFSGDNTEDGNLLMKSTVEPGVCRTLWRYLREGGPANIRAFYDFLGATFFDLPLEPPPPRPLPPIGVYHPEQDVGTVSAWQARWHAGAPVVAILFYRSHLQAGNTAVFDALCQALLSRGLNPLPMALVSLKDPPCLEMVRRLCREQGVALIMNATAFSRAQGADGEQALADDRPVLQVILSGGNEDNWRQDVHGLQPRDIAMQVALPEMDGHVISRAVSFKGLERRCPHTQTDVVHYQPHAERIEFVATLAERWCRLRSTANGDKRLALILANYPTREGRLGNGVGLDTPASVIGILRRLQGEGYGVEGIPDDGDALMSRLCEGVTNDPQQLAQRPAWQSLSMADYQRYFDGLPESSREAVLARWGRPEQDPMVRQQRFMIAGIRCGRVFVGIQPARGYHLDMMANYHDPDLVPPHYYLAFYAWLRLQFGCDAIIHVGKHGNLEWLPGKSVALSEHCWPDLIFGAMPHLYPFIVNDPGEGTQAKRRAQAVIIDHLMPPLTRAENYGPTRDLERQVDEYYEALMLDRRRAAVLRKGILDTIVAQDLHRDLGLDAPASEEEEQCLLNRTDAYLCELKESQIRDGLHIFGESPEGRQERDTLLALARYPMGHGRDGNDSLIRALARDLDLGEGFDPLDATWADPWTGPRPHVLQTAVTDEPWRHHGDTRERLETLAQSILENGLPDAQAAWPQTRQVLERIHTRLQPDLRACGHRELGALCDGLEGRFVPPGPSGAPSRGRPDVLPTGRNFFSVDARAVPTATSWTLGMKSAALLVEKFMQEHGDYPRAIGLSVWGTATMRTGGDDLAQAFALIGVRPRWSAGSHRVTDFEILPLSVLDRPRIDVTLRVSGFFRDAFAHVMRLFDAAVQAVAEQDEPEDMNPIRARIHREAAELEAQGTPADLARRQAGFRVFGAQPGAYGAGMQGLIDSRHWQEDADLAQAYLNWGAYAYGQQDHGTRVPQVLTRRLSGIDLVVQNQDNREHDLLDSDDYYQFQGGMTAAVRHFSGRQPEIYHGDHSHPQAPRMNTLEWEISRVIRSRVTNPKWIEGVKRHGYKGASEMAATVEYLFAYDATARVVRDDQYARVTDAYINDPDTRGFIQAHNPAALHEMCERLLEAMQRGLWESPGNYRQQLENHLLQTEEHLEG, via the coding sequence ATGCATCTGCTGGCGGCACAACCCGGCGGGTTCGTCGATGACGAGTCGGTGATCACGCGTCTGGATCAGACGCCTGCCGATATTGTCATCCTCAGTGCCGCGGACACCACCCTGGCCCTGCTGGCGGCCCAATGCCCGCAGGCCCGCGAGCCCGACAAAGGAGCAGGGGGCGCCTATCCTTCGGTCCGCCTGGCCAACCTGCTGCATCTGGGGCAACCCGCTTCGGTGGACCTGTACCTGGACGAAGTGCTGCAAAAGGCTCGCCTGATCATCATTGATCACCTGGGCGGCGAATCCTACTGGCCCTATGGCACGGAGCAGGTGTGGGCCCTGTGCCGACGCAAGGGCATCCCGCTGGTGATGTTTTCCGGGGATAACACCGAGGATGGCAATCTGCTCATGAAGAGCACGGTGGAGCCAGGCGTCTGCCGCACACTCTGGCGCTATCTGCGCGAGGGCGGGCCTGCCAACATTCGTGCCTTTTACGACTTTCTGGGCGCCACCTTCTTTGACCTGCCGCTGGAGCCGCCGCCGCCCCGACCGCTGCCCCCTATTGGCGTCTATCACCCTGAACAGGATGTGGGCACGGTATCGGCCTGGCAGGCGCGCTGGCATGCGGGGGCGCCGGTGGTGGCCATCCTGTTTTATCGCTCGCACCTGCAGGCGGGCAACACTGCCGTGTTCGATGCCCTGTGTCAGGCCCTGCTGAGCCGGGGCCTCAACCCCCTGCCCATGGCCCTGGTCTCCCTGAAGGACCCGCCCTGCCTGGAGATGGTGCGTCGCCTGTGCCGGGAGCAGGGCGTGGCGCTGATCATGAATGCCACCGCCTTCTCCCGGGCCCAGGGCGCGGACGGCGAACAGGCCCTGGCGGACGACCGGCCCGTGCTGCAGGTGATCCTCTCTGGAGGCAACGAAGACAACTGGCGGCAGGATGTGCATGGGTTGCAACCCCGGGACATCGCCATGCAGGTGGCCCTGCCGGAGATGGATGGCCATGTGATTTCCCGGGCGGTGAGCTTCAAGGGGCTGGAACGACGCTGCCCGCACACCCAGACCGATGTGGTGCACTATCAGCCCCATGCCGAGCGGATCGAGTTTGTGGCCACCCTGGCCGAGCGCTGGTGCCGGCTGCGCAGCACCGCCAATGGGGACAAGCGCCTGGCCCTGATCCTGGCCAACTACCCCACCCGTGAGGGCCGCCTGGGTAATGGCGTGGGGCTGGACACCCCCGCGTCGGTGATCGGTATCCTGCGGCGCCTGCAGGGCGAGGGCTATGGCGTGGAGGGTATCCCCGATGACGGCGATGCCCTGATGAGCCGCCTGTGCGAAGGCGTGACCAACGATCCGCAGCAGCTGGCCCAGCGTCCCGCCTGGCAAAGCCTGTCCATGGCCGACTACCAGCGTTATTTCGATGGGTTGCCCGAGTCCAGCCGCGAGGCGGTGCTGGCACGCTGGGGCAGGCCGGAACAGGACCCCATGGTGCGACAGCAGCGATTCATGATTGCCGGCATCCGCTGTGGCCGGGTGTTCGTGGGTATTCAGCCGGCCCGCGGTTATCACCTGGACATGATGGCCAACTATCACGATCCAGACCTGGTCCCCCCACATTACTACCTGGCCTTCTACGCCTGGCTGCGGCTGCAGTTTGGCTGTGATGCCATCATCCATGTGGGCAAGCACGGTAATCTGGAGTGGCTGCCGGGCAAGAGCGTGGCCTTGAGCGAACACTGCTGGCCGGATCTGATTTTTGGCGCCATGCCCCATCTCTACCCCTTCATCGTCAACGACCCGGGGGAGGGCACCCAGGCCAAGCGCCGCGCCCAGGCCGTGATCATCGATCACCTGATGCCGCCGCTCACGCGGGCCGAGAACTACGGGCCGACCCGCGATCTGGAGCGCCAGGTGGACGAATACTACGAGGCGCTGATGCTGGATCGCCGTCGCGCCGCGGTGCTCAGGAAAGGCATTCTGGACACCATCGTCGCCCAGGATCTGCATCGGGACCTGGGCCTGGATGCACCGGCCAGCGAAGAGGAAGAGCAGTGCCTGCTCAACCGCACCGATGCCTACCTGTGTGAGCTCAAGGAGAGCCAGATCCGCGATGGTCTGCACATCTTCGGAGAATCTCCCGAGGGCCGCCAGGAGCGCGACACCCTGCTGGCCCTGGCTCGCTACCCCATGGGCCACGGGCGTGACGGCAACGACAGCCTGATCCGGGCCCTGGCCCGTGACCTGGACCTGGGGGAGGGCTTCGATCCCCTGGATGCCACCTGGGCTGATCCCTGGACAGGCCCCCGACCCCACGTGCTGCAAACCGCCGTCACCGACGAACCCTGGCGCCATCATGGTGACACCCGCGAACGGCTGGAAACCCTGGCCCAGTCCATCCTGGAAAACGGCCTGCCGGATGCGCAGGCCGCCTGGCCCCAGACCCGCCAGGTGCTGGAGCGCATCCACACGCGCCTGCAACCGGATCTGCGCGCCTGCGGTCACCGGGAACTGGGTGCCCTGTGCGATGGGCTGGAAGGGCGCTTTGTACCGCCCGGGCCCAGTGGGGCCCCTTCCCGGGGCCGTCCGGATGTGTTGCCCACCGGGCGCAACTTCTTCTCGGTGGATGCCCGCGCCGTGCCCACCGCCACCAGCTGGACCCTGGGGATGAAATCAGCGGCACTGCTGGTGGAGAAGTTCATGCAGGAGCATGGGGATTATCCCCGCGCCATTGGCCTGTCTGTCTGGGGCACCGCCACCATGCGTACCGGTGGCGATGACCTGGCCCAGGCCTTTGCCCTGATCGGTGTGCGACCGCGCTGGTCCGCCGGCAGTCATCGGGTGACCGACTTCGAGATCCTGCCCCTGTCGGTGCTGGATCGCCCCCGCATCGACGTGACCCTGCGGGTATCGGGTTTTTTCCGGGATGCCTTTGCCCATGTGATGCGCCTGTTCGATGCCGCCGTGCAGGCGGTGGCGGAGCAGGATGAGCCGGAAGACATGAACCCGATCCGCGCCCGCATCCACCGGGAGGCTGCAGAACTGGAGGCCCAGGGTACGCCGGCCGACTTGGCTCGTCGGCAGGCGGGATTCCGGGTCTTTGGTGCCCAGCCCGGCGCCTATGGGGCCGGCATGCAGGGGCTGATCGACTCCCGCCACTGGCAGGAGGATGCGGACCTGGCCCAGGCCTATCTCAACTGGGGGGCCTATGCCTACGGCCAGCAGGACCATGGTACCCGCGTGCCTCAGGTGCTGACCCGGCGGCTGTCGGGGATCGATCTGGTGGTACAGAACCAGGACAACCGGGAGCACGACCTGCTGGATTCGGACGACTATTACCAATTTCAGGGGGGCATGACCGCAGCGGTGCGCCACTTCAGTGGTCGTCAACCCGAGATCTACCATGGCGATCACAGTCATCCCCAGGCCCCGCGCATGAACACCCTGGAGTGGGAGATCAGCCGGGTGATCCGCTCCCGGGTCACCAACCCCAAGTGGATTGAAGGGGTCAAGCGACACGGTTACAAGGGGGCGTCGGAAATGGCCGCCACCGTGGAATACCTGTTCGCTTACGATGCCACGGCCCGGGTGGTGCGGGATGATCAGTACGCCCGCGTCACCGATGCCTACATCAACGACCCCGACACCCGTGGCTTCATACAGGCCCACAACCCGGCCGCCCTGCACGAGATGTGCGAACGCCTGCTGGAGGCCATGCAGCGAGGCCTGTGGGAAAGCCCGGGCAACTATCGCCAGCAGCTGGAAAACCACCTGCTGCAGACCGAAGAACACCTGGAAGGCTGA
- a CDS encoding ATP-binding protein, with product MTALSTQYPFTALKGVPQLQNALLLAAIDPLIGGVLIEGPRGAAKTTSARALAQLLPDGGFVNLPLGASEEQLQGSLDIEAALKQGNACFKPGLLARAHQGVLYVDEVNLLPDALVDLLLDVSVSGVNRVERDGISHQHEARFVLVGTMNPEEGELRPQLLDRFGLLVRLNDMIDAPTRREIVRARLAFEADAEAFIRAHAADQTTLQDRIRQARARLESLAFTDAVHDRVSEYCFAAGVEGVRADLVMLRAARAHAALEGASHIRDTDIDAVQALVLAHRRRDRSSSSPGDASSPDSPGADRPDPQQGAGSSRSPDRSMENPGGSQAGAPVHTDRPGDDQDWGALPPEPTPIRALADVRPLPVKKP from the coding sequence ATGACTGCCCTGTCGACCCAATATCCGTTCACCGCCCTCAAGGGGGTGCCCCAGCTGCAGAATGCCCTCCTGCTGGCGGCCATCGATCCCTTGATCGGTGGTGTGCTCATCGAGGGGCCGAGGGGCGCTGCCAAGACCACCAGTGCCCGGGCCCTGGCGCAGCTGCTACCCGATGGCGGCTTCGTCAATCTGCCCCTGGGGGCCAGCGAGGAGCAACTGCAGGGTTCGCTGGATATCGAGGCGGCGCTCAAGCAGGGGAACGCCTGTTTCAAGCCGGGCCTGCTGGCCCGCGCCCACCAGGGGGTGCTCTATGTGGACGAGGTGAATCTGCTGCCGGATGCCCTGGTGGATCTGTTGCTGGATGTCTCGGTGAGCGGTGTGAATCGTGTGGAACGTGACGGCATTTCCCATCAGCATGAGGCGCGCTTCGTGCTGGTGGGCACCATGAACCCGGAGGAGGGCGAGTTGCGGCCCCAGTTACTGGATCGCTTCGGTCTGCTGGTGCGCCTGAATGACATGATCGACGCCCCCACGCGCCGGGAGATCGTGCGGGCGCGTCTGGCCTTCGAGGCGGATGCCGAGGCTTTCATCCGTGCCCATGCCGCGGACCAGACGACCCTTCAGGATCGTATCCGCCAGGCCCGTGCCCGGCTCGAATCCCTGGCCTTCACCGATGCGGTGCATGATCGGGTGAGTGAATACTGTTTTGCCGCCGGCGTGGAAGGAGTCCGCGCGGACCTGGTGATGCTGCGGGCCGCCCGGGCCCATGCCGCCCTGGAAGGTGCCTCCCATATCCGGGATACGGACATCGACGCGGTGCAGGCGCTGGTGCTGGCGCATCGGCGCCGTGATCGCTCCTCGTCGTCTCCCGGTGATGCATCGAGCCCCGACTCACCAGGGGCAGACCGACCTGATCCGCAGCAAGGTGCAGGTTCATCCCGATCGCCTGACAGAAGCATGGAGAACCCGGGTGGATCCCAGGCCGGAGCGCCTGTCCATACGGATCGCCCCGGCGATGATCAGGATTGGGGTGCACTGCCTCCCGAACCCACCCCCATCAGGGCCCTGGCCGACGTGAGGCCGCTGCCGGTAAAAAAGCCCTGA
- a CDS encoding VWA domain-containing protein, whose protein sequence is MGRWRRLQSHPEGGIHWHRTLLNKGPDPLHRRHLIYRPRRGGAGMLYCLVLDCSASMLKQDKLAMAKGLITAWAHQLYTQRAELAVVGFSGQGAYILRPPSRAPLCSDAWVAPIPGGGGSPVGAGLQRAQALMAQVKRRHPDQPIGLWLLTDGRTTQQPPRPDIADFCQVVDFETETIRLGGAQRIARSWQAPCWPVSAFMESG, encoded by the coding sequence ATGGGGCGGTGGCGTCGCCTGCAAAGCCACCCGGAGGGGGGGATCCACTGGCACCGCACGCTGCTCAACAAGGGCCCGGATCCGCTGCACCGCCGGCATCTGATCTACCGCCCCCGCCGGGGTGGCGCCGGTATGCTGTACTGCCTGGTGCTGGACTGCTCTGCCTCCATGCTCAAACAGGACAAGCTGGCCATGGCCAAGGGTCTGATCACCGCCTGGGCGCATCAGTTGTACACCCAGCGGGCAGAACTGGCGGTGGTGGGGTTTTCAGGTCAGGGTGCCTACATCCTGAGGCCACCCTCCCGGGCCCCCCTGTGCAGTGACGCCTGGGTCGCGCCCATCCCCGGTGGTGGGGGCAGCCCCGTGGGGGCCGGTCTGCAACGGGCACAGGCCCTCATGGCCCAGGTGAAACGCCGCCATCCGGATCAGCCCATCGGCCTGTGGCTGCTCACCGACGGTCGCACCACCCAGCAACCCCCGCGCCCCGACATCGCGGACTTTTGTCAGGTGGTGGATTTCGAGACCGAGACCATCCGCCTGGGCGGTGCCCAGCGCATCGCCCGATCCTGGCAGGCACCGTGCTGGCCAGTGAGTGCGTTCATGGAGTCCGGTTGA